In Maridesulfovibrio zosterae DSM 11974, a genomic segment contains:
- a CDS encoding zinc ribbon domain-containing protein, with amino-acid sequence MITCNKCGKKNNDAAKTCLGCGHKLQSGKTRDQNISTSGGSEDLFRISLERTSMYAKHGEAWVYAIFLLGAVIFFTYNKIYWPLYAITPLVAILAWFRKI; translated from the coding sequence ATGATCACATGCAATAAATGCGGAAAGAAGAATAATGATGCAGCCAAAACATGCCTCGGCTGTGGTCACAAACTCCAATCGGGAAAAACACGAGATCAGAACATATCCACCTCTGGTGGAAGTGAGGATCTTTTTCGCATCTCTCTGGAAAGAACAAGCATGTATGCCAAACACGGCGAAGCGTGGGTTTACGCTATTTTTCTACTAGGGGCTGTCATTTTTTTTACATACAATAAAATATACTGGCCCTTATACGCTATAACTCCTCTGGTTGCTATTCTTGCATGGTTTCGGAAGATTTAA